From Sander lucioperca isolate FBNREF2018 chromosome 14, SLUC_FBN_1.2, whole genome shotgun sequence, the proteins below share one genomic window:
- the si:ch211-202f5.3 gene encoding uncharacterized protein si:ch211-202f5.3, whose amino-acid sequence MSSNIRVSLENPYGEVTIPRAKLRPSDGDATVIANPGALSGENPYGVSSSAPPPYVVKEAAVEEERGGRACCYRCRRRK is encoded by the coding sequence ATGTCATCAAACATCCGCGTCTCCCTCGAGAACCCGTACGGCGAGGTGACCATCCCGCGGGCTAAGCTCCGCCCCTCCGATGGCGACGCCACGGTGATAGCCAATCCCGGTGCTCTGAGCGGCGAGAACCCGTACGGCGTGTCGAGCTCTGCCCCCCCGCCGTACGTGGTGAAGGAGGCCGCGGTGGAGGAGGAGCGGGGGGGGCGCGCCTGCTGCTACCGCTGCCGgaggaggaagtga